The Bacillus carboniphilus genome contains a region encoding:
- a CDS encoding acetyl-CoA carboxylase biotin carboxylase subunit: MKKVLIANRGEIASRIIASCKKQNIETVTIYSDADQSLSYVKESDYSYRIGDPPVNKSYLQAEQIIELALREGVDAIHPGYGFLSENASFAKMVEEANLIFIGPDSKTIALMGDKLEARKMMEKANLPVLPGTNKKISSFADAASLAEEIGYPVMLKASGGGGGIGMKKCVDEQQLKNAYHSIKEKAKVYFRSEDLLVEKFIENARHVEVQILADHYGQVVHLYDRDCSTQRRNQKVIEEAPSFLNDEERTKICEAALIAAQHVNYVNAGTVEFIVDQNSQFYFLEMNTRLQVEHRVTEAITKIDIVDWQLRIAKGDKLPHQFNELHYNGHAMEFRLYAEDPNSFIPSPGFIHTFSIPTSEGLIIDQTYKPNDQVTPFYDPLVAKLTIHGSTRREVIQKANEILHSTVVEGIQTNKPILLSMLNDSVFLSNEHYTTYLEDKAIKKARR; this comes from the coding sequence TTGAAAAAAGTATTGATTGCCAATCGAGGTGAAATTGCCAGCCGAATTATTGCAAGTTGTAAAAAGCAAAATATAGAAACGGTTACGATATACTCTGACGCAGATCAATCCTTGTCTTACGTGAAAGAATCAGATTATTCTTATAGAATAGGGGACCCGCCTGTCAATAAATCGTATTTGCAAGCAGAGCAAATAATTGAGCTTGCTTTAAGAGAAGGGGTAGATGCTATTCATCCTGGCTACGGCTTTTTATCTGAAAATGCTTCCTTTGCAAAAATGGTCGAAGAAGCAAACTTGATATTTATTGGGCCTGATTCAAAGACAATTGCTCTGATGGGAGACAAATTAGAGGCAAGAAAAATGATGGAAAAGGCTAACTTGCCTGTACTACCAGGTACTAATAAAAAAATATCTTCCTTTGCCGATGCTGCTAGTCTTGCAGAAGAGATTGGGTATCCCGTAATGCTGAAAGCGAGTGGTGGTGGAGGAGGTATAGGGATGAAAAAGTGCGTAGATGAGCAACAATTAAAAAATGCTTATCATTCGATTAAAGAAAAAGCAAAAGTGTATTTTCGCTCAGAAGACCTTTTAGTTGAAAAATTTATTGAGAATGCTCGTCATGTAGAAGTGCAAATTTTAGCAGATCATTACGGTCAAGTGGTTCATTTATATGACAGAGATTGTTCTACACAAAGAAGAAATCAAAAAGTAATTGAAGAAGCACCATCATTTTTAAATGATGAAGAAAGAACGAAAATATGTGAAGCGGCCTTAATAGCTGCACAGCATGTTAACTATGTTAACGCTGGAACCGTAGAATTTATTGTTGATCAAAATAGTCAATTTTATTTTTTAGAAATGAATACAAGGTTGCAAGTAGAGCACCGAGTGACAGAAGCGATCACTAAAATAGATATTGTTGATTGGCAGCTTCGAATTGCAAAAGGAGATAAACTTCCTCACCAATTTAATGAACTCCATTATAACGGACATGCTATGGAATTTCGTCTTTATGCGGAAGATCCTAATTCTTTCATACCTTCACCTGGTTTTATACATACCTTTTCTATTCCAACATCTGAAGGCTTAATAATAGATCAAACATATAAACCTAATGATCAAGTTACTCCCTTTTATGATCCTTTAGTAGCTAAACTAACCATACACGGATCAACTAGAAGGGAAGTGATTCAAAAGGCAAATGAAATTTTACATTCTACTGTGGTGGAGGGAATTCAAACAAATAAACCTATTTTACTCTCCATGTTAAATGACTCTGTCTTTCTTTCTAACGAGCACTATACGACTTATCTCGAAGATAAAGCAATAAAAAAAGCGAGACGTTAG
- a CDS encoding N-acetyltransferase codes for MEVKRLQINYKTLEEFKKFKEYGLQELSMLEDLENNMVENTTESPFYGIYFGGKLVARMNLYKIDKEFDQYFEPKQDYLELWKLEVLPDYQRKQFGTSLVNFAKSFQLPIKTNPRMKSRAFWEKSGFVPVQYNMMRDRGENPLVWFPNGVKETEI; via the coding sequence ATGGAAGTTAAAAGACTACAAATAAATTATAAAACTCTTGAAGAGTTTAAGAAGTTTAAAGAATACGGGCTACAAGAACTTTCTATGCTAGAAGATCTAGAAAACAATATGGTTGAAAACACAACCGAATCTCCTTTTTATGGTATTTATTTCGGAGGAAAGCTAGTTGCTCGAATGAATCTCTATAAAATCGATAAAGAATTTGATCAATACTTCGAGCCAAAACAAGATTACTTAGAACTTTGGAAGTTAGAAGTCTTACCTGATTATCAAAGAAAGCAATTCGGAACATCATTAGTAAACTTTGCAAAATCATTTCAATTACCTATTAAAACAAACCCAAGAATGAAGTCAAGGGCCTTTTGGGAAAAGAGCGGATTTGTACCAGTTCAATATAATATGATGAGAGACCGAGGCGAAAACCCGCTAGTTTGGTTTCCTAATGGAGTCAAGGAAACGGAAATATAG
- a CDS encoding enoyl-CoA hydratase/isomerase family protein, whose product MWQFSIDRPTRRNAINTKVMEDLNTAIQKMNHEKNVRAFIVAGTGGQAFCSGGDLGEFHRLYTEKEAYQMLSKMGGILYELLTLSCPTFALIDGAAVGGGCELAISCDFRIVSEGSRLGFIQRNLGITTGWGGATMLLEKLRYDQALQLLLPGSVISAEEAKEKGFATDVLPKEAFYDLAYAKVFSIVGESPQVSAAYKLLKISEWEEKKVKEKVFKEISACAKLWESDEHHQAVKQFISKNK is encoded by the coding sequence ATTTGGCAATTTTCTATTGATCGTCCTACCCGCCGCAATGCCATTAATACAAAAGTAATGGAGGATTTAAACACGGCAATTCAAAAGATGAATCACGAAAAGAACGTACGTGCATTTATTGTTGCTGGAACAGGCGGACAAGCATTTTGTTCCGGTGGAGATTTAGGAGAATTTCATCGATTATATACTGAAAAAGAAGCCTATCAAATGCTTTCAAAAATGGGTGGTATTTTGTATGAACTTCTAACTTTATCTTGCCCAACATTTGCACTAATTGATGGAGCTGCTGTTGGAGGAGGGTGTGAACTAGCTATTTCTTGTGATTTTCGTATCGTAAGTGAAGGAAGTAGACTAGGATTTATCCAAAGAAATTTAGGAATTACAACAGGTTGGGGAGGTGCGACGATGCTACTTGAAAAGCTTCGCTATGATCAAGCGTTACAATTGCTTTTGCCAGGGAGTGTGATTAGTGCAGAAGAGGCTAAAGAAAAAGGCTTTGCTACGGATGTGTTACCTAAAGAGGCATTTTACGATCTTGCATATGCAAAAGTATTTTCAATCGTTGGTGAATCTCCTCAAGTTTCAGCAGCATATAAATTGTTGAAAATCTCAGAATGGGAAGAGAAAAAAGTGAAAGAAAAAGTATTTAAAGAGATTTCAGCTTGCGCAAAGCTGTGGGAATCTGATGAACATCATCAAGCGGTGAAGCAGTTCATTTCTAAAAATAAATAG
- a CDS encoding YceD family protein, giving the protein MKWTIIELLKLQKKGFIFDEKTEFPDLVEGHQDLRQLRPVQVKGRTDISPDKITFHLVITGEMVLPCARTLADVDFPFQIESTETFLLEQNPYGMEEDDEDYHLVKGDVIDLSPIVRELVLLEIPIQVISEDSEQNEEAPSEGVDWQVVNEQNKQEKIDPRLAKLAHLLNNDDTE; this is encoded by the coding sequence ATGAAATGGACAATTATTGAATTATTAAAGTTACAAAAAAAAGGTTTTATTTTTGATGAAAAAACTGAATTTCCTGATCTTGTAGAGGGTCATCAAGATCTTCGCCAGTTAAGGCCTGTTCAAGTAAAAGGACGTACCGATATATCTCCTGATAAAATTACTTTTCATTTAGTTATAACAGGAGAAATGGTGCTTCCTTGTGCGAGGACATTGGCGGATGTTGATTTTCCTTTTCAAATAGAATCAACGGAAACGTTCCTATTGGAACAAAATCCGTATGGTATGGAAGAAGATGATGAAGATTATCACCTTGTAAAAGGAGATGTAATTGACCTTTCTCCTATTGTACGTGAGTTGGTTTTACTTGAGATACCGATACAAGTAATTAGTGAAGATAGTGAACAAAATGAAGAGGCTCCTTCAGAGGGTGTTGATTGGCAAGTGGTGAATGAACAAAACAAGCAGGAGAAGATTGACCCAAGGCTTGCTAAGTTAGCTCACTTACTTAATAATGATGATACCGAATAG
- a CDS encoding SepM family pheromone-processing serine protease — protein MKKIKQLAILTLIFTALLSINLIELPYYITKPGITKELDRIVEVEERFEGEGSFSLTTVSIGRANPYTYVWANLQSFYEIYPVNDVKYENESDEDYLDRQLYMMESSQDAAISLAYEEANREVDLDFNGIIVGQVFEGMPAEGKLKVGDRIFKVDGQRLQSSEQMISYVNELNSGDSILLTLERDDKEMEVEVNLSTFSEDSSRIGVGISLINDYEVHVSPDVEINTSTIGGPSAGLMISLEIFNQLTETDYSKGYTIAGTGTIDQDGTVGPIGGIHQKVVAADEAGVDIFFAPNEMGVEDSNYQIALQTAKDINSNMNIVPVDTFEEAVNYLKEMN, from the coding sequence TTGAAAAAAATAAAGCAACTAGCAATACTTACACTTATATTTACTGCCCTTTTGAGTATAAATTTGATTGAACTACCGTACTACATTACAAAACCAGGAATAACAAAAGAGTTGGATAGAATTGTAGAGGTTGAAGAAAGATTTGAAGGGGAAGGTAGCTTTTCATTAACGACCGTTAGTATTGGTCGTGCGAATCCCTATACATATGTATGGGCAAATTTACAATCCTTTTATGAAATATATCCAGTTAATGACGTAAAATACGAAAATGAGTCAGATGAAGATTATTTAGATAGACAATTGTATATGATGGAATCTTCACAAGACGCGGCCATTTCTTTAGCGTATGAGGAAGCGAATAGAGAGGTTGATCTCGATTTTAATGGGATAATTGTAGGTCAAGTATTTGAAGGAATGCCAGCAGAAGGAAAACTAAAAGTTGGCGATCGTATTTTTAAAGTAGATGGACAGCGATTACAATCTTCTGAGCAAATGATAAGCTATGTGAATGAGTTAAATAGTGGCGATTCGATTTTATTAACGTTGGAGCGTGATGACAAGGAGATGGAAGTAGAAGTCAATCTATCAACGTTTTCTGAAGACTCAAGTAGAATTGGAGTGGGCATTAGTTTAATCAACGATTATGAGGTGCATGTTAGTCCTGACGTTGAAATCAACACTTCAACGATCGGAGGTCCTTCCGCAGGTCTTATGATATCTTTGGAAATATTCAATCAGTTGACAGAAACAGATTATTCTAAAGGATACACGATTGCTGGTACAGGAACGATTGATCAAGATGGAACTGTTGGTCCCATAGGTGGAATACATCAAAAAGTGGTGGCAGCTGATGAGGCAGGGGTTGATATTTTCTTTGCACCTAATGAAATGGGGGTAGAAGACTCAAACTATCAAATTGCGCTCCAAACGGCAAAGGATATTAATTCTAATATGAATATTGTACCTGTAGATACGTTTGAAGAAGCAGTTAATTATTTAAAAGAAATGAATTAG
- the ylbJ gene encoding sporulation integral membrane protein YlbJ, which produces MRKVKIYLYALCLIIVTVAVILHPNAVLEASKRGLKMWWEIVFPSLLPFFILSEILIAFGLVAFIGVLLEPLMRPLFNVPGQGGFVWAMGLVSGFPAGAKLTARLRQEKQLTKIEAERLVSFTNSSNPLFIIAAISIGFFENKYLGLLLAICHYLANISVGLIMRFWNKQDDYRHNSQARPSIGRAFEALYLAKEKEKRPFGKILGDAVTRSVETLLLIGGFIILFSVLNQVLSIIHFSDLIAKVIELVLYFFTIDTNLSLPVVAGLFEITLGGKLISSIHSASLFEQLIVTSFILGFSGFSVQAQVASILAETDISFKPFFIGRILQGCFAAFFTVVLFKPLYLNLHSTNEIPTFLHNTTVFVTNLNILKVGPVFTILFLILYIIIYGKRVLNDLSKKS; this is translated from the coding sequence TTGAGAAAGGTGAAAATCTACTTATATGCATTATGTTTAATCATTGTAACAGTTGCTGTCATCTTACACCCAAATGCTGTTTTAGAAGCCTCAAAGCGAGGATTAAAAATGTGGTGGGAAATTGTTTTCCCTTCACTATTACCTTTTTTTATTTTATCCGAAATCTTAATTGCATTTGGTTTAGTCGCTTTTATAGGTGTCTTACTTGAACCACTGATGCGACCCCTATTTAACGTCCCTGGTCAAGGAGGATTTGTATGGGCAATGGGGCTAGTCTCTGGATTTCCTGCTGGTGCCAAGTTAACAGCTAGATTACGTCAGGAAAAGCAATTAACTAAAATAGAAGCAGAAAGATTAGTCTCTTTCACAAATTCATCAAATCCGCTGTTTATAATTGCAGCCATTTCTATCGGTTTTTTTGAAAATAAATACCTAGGTCTATTACTAGCTATTTGTCATTATTTAGCTAATATATCAGTAGGACTGATCATGAGGTTCTGGAATAAACAAGATGATTATCGTCATAATAGTCAAGCTCGCCCTTCAATCGGTAGAGCATTCGAGGCACTTTATTTAGCGAAAGAAAAAGAAAAGAGACCCTTTGGAAAAATATTAGGCGATGCTGTCACTCGTTCTGTTGAAACACTACTTTTAATCGGTGGATTTATTATCTTGTTTTCCGTTTTAAATCAAGTGTTGTCCATCATTCATTTTTCAGATTTAATCGCTAAAGTTATCGAGCTTGTTCTTTACTTTTTCACCATTGATACGAACCTTTCATTACCAGTTGTAGCAGGGTTGTTTGAAATCACTCTTGGAGGGAAATTGATTTCCAGCATTCATTCTGCTAGTCTCTTTGAGCAATTAATTGTAACATCCTTTATTTTAGGATTTAGTGGATTTTCCGTACAAGCTCAAGTAGCTAGTATACTAGCTGAAACAGATATTAGCTTCAAACCTTTCTTTATAGGAAGAATTCTTCAAGGTTGTTTTGCTGCTTTTTTTACTGTTGTTTTATTCAAGCCTTTATATTTAAACCTTCATTCAACAAATGAAATACCTACTTTTCTTCATAATACAACCGTTTTTGTTACTAATTTAAATATTCTTAAGGTTGGTCCTGTTTTTACCATACTTTTTTTAATCCTTTATATCATTATTTATGGAAAAAGAGTTTTAAACGATCTTTCCAAAAAGTCATAA
- the coaD gene encoding pantetheine-phosphate adenylyltransferase, producing MSRIAVCPGSFDPITYGHLDIINRGAKIFDKVYVCVLNNSSKKPLFTVEERCQLIKEVTIDIPNVVVDSHKGLLIEYAKQTGANVILRGLRAVSDFEYEMQGTSMNRLLDETIETFFMMTNNQYSFLSSSIVKEVAKYKGDIRALVPSQVEKALWEKSTIK from the coding sequence ATGAGTAGAATAGCTGTTTGTCCGGGAAGTTTTGACCCCATTACATATGGCCATTTAGATATTATTAATCGTGGGGCAAAAATCTTTGATAAAGTATATGTATGTGTTTTAAATAATTCTTCTAAAAAGCCTCTTTTTACTGTTGAAGAGCGCTGTCAATTAATTAAAGAAGTTACGATAGACATCCCGAATGTGGTTGTTGATTCTCATAAAGGGTTATTAATAGAATATGCCAAACAAACTGGAGCCAATGTCATTTTAAGAGGTTTAAGAGCCGTGTCAGATTTTGAATATGAAATGCAAGGAACATCAATGAATCGCTTACTTGATGAGACAATTGAAACTTTTTTTATGATGACAAACAATCAATATTCTTTTTTAAGCTCAAGTATTGTTAAAGAAGTTGCTAAGTATAAAGGTGACATTCGCGCTCTTGTTCCTTCCCAAGTGGAGAAAGCACTATGGGAAAAATCAACCATTAAGTGA
- the rsmD gene encoding 16S rRNA (guanine(966)-N(2))-methyltransferase RsmD — translation MRVISGSCKGKFLKAVPGKLTRPTTDKVKEAMFNIIGPYFNGGVALDLFSGTGSLGIEALSRGIDRCIFVDMDYKAIKTIQDNLDACQLNDYSEVYRNKAERALKAVSKRDLTFQLIFLDPPYKKQKLIALIKIIADHRLLNDQGYIIAEHSSDIELPNKIANFTKVKSEKYGTTVVTLFQHNHNREE, via the coding sequence ATGAGAGTGATATCTGGAAGTTGTAAAGGTAAGTTTTTGAAGGCTGTACCTGGGAAACTTACAAGACCAACCACTGATAAAGTAAAAGAAGCAATGTTTAATATAATAGGACCCTATTTTAATGGTGGAGTTGCCTTAGACCTATTTAGTGGGACAGGTAGTTTAGGAATAGAAGCCTTATCTCGTGGGATAGATCGATGCATATTTGTTGATATGGATTATAAGGCAATTAAAACGATTCAAGATAACCTTGACGCATGTCAATTAAATGACTATTCAGAGGTGTATCGGAACAAGGCAGAACGAGCATTGAAAGCGGTTTCAAAAAGAGATTTGACATTTCAATTAATTTTTCTTGACCCGCCTTATAAAAAACAAAAACTTATAGCACTCATTAAAATTATCGCTGATCATCGACTGTTAAATGATCAAGGATATATTATCGCAGAACATAGTTCTGATATTGAACTCCCAAATAAAATAGCCAACTTTACAAAAGTGAAGTCAGAAAAATATGGAACAACGGTGGTAACCTTATTTCAGCATAACCACAATCGGGAGGAATAA
- a CDS encoding YlbG family protein: MFEKRQGIAVYLHSLKHAKSLRRFGNVHYISKKMKYVIIYSEKSNVEQIVEKISSYSYVKYVEVSQKPNIKLEFESKFDKAKEYDYKMGL; this comes from the coding sequence ATGTTTGAAAAACGACAAGGTATTGCTGTTTATTTACATTCCCTAAAACACGCAAAATCGTTAAGAAGGTTTGGCAATGTTCATTATATATCAAAAAAAATGAAATATGTCATTATTTATTCAGAAAAAAGTAATGTTGAGCAAATAGTAGAAAAAATAAGTTCTTACTCTTATGTAAAATATGTAGAGGTCTCTCAAAAACCAAACATTAAATTAGAATTCGAATCAAAGTTTGACAAAGCGAAAGAATATGATTATAAGATGGGTCTTTGA